In Sulfuracidifex metallicus DSM 6482 = JCM 9184, a single window of DNA contains:
- a CDS encoding ribbon-helix-helix domain-containing protein, with amino-acid sequence MEEIRKLNDTTYLLDVTGTVTVSFKLEDSFIGEIDKIAKKLGYSNRSDLIREAIETYLKYLKQNERSLNT; translated from the coding sequence ATGGAGGAAATTCGCAAATTGAATGATACGACCTATCTTCTAGACGTCACAGGAACCGTGACAGTCTCGTTTAAATTGGAAGACTCTTTTATAGGAGAAATAGATAAGATAGCCAAGAAATTAGGCTATTCTAATCGAAGTGACCTTATAAGGGAGGCAATAGAGACCTATCTTAAGTACCTGAAACAAAATGAACGGTCTCTCAATACTTGA
- a CDS encoding ParA family protein: MENRYKIVLLGIKGGVGKSTLGLALAKYLSRDHNVIFIDRDTSGYASDLANIKGKGLLNSIVERTNPCENIKRIDTVKGRMTVVKLFSKERTGELLSKIHTDPTLMQDFRKVYSKILLESKYDFFIVDNPPGISYSTDIVRHESEVFYSVIPNTKSLRIYVTDTLKINFENTLNYLVNSEMTSGVPGIPLAFIANKVPKESDKFLYIRDKVQDVINRFNVRYGVLVNKELSLEDFSGSLLELPVPSPIKVLGDKVKNEQLDGGVILPTYDSLEKIESNTILISGKPNTRKVEMALRLIKGKAILLYTNDKILNVAKGEFKKVAVTEKFREKRFTLKDIKDVMKLAKSLSAEVLKRIEKKDKNEEEQPTVIVYRVNDISPASNCCEISSQKYEFWNTFLGSLRDMARVALICDEVQEGECTALVPLVDISVKTDQDGYQVISS; the protein is encoded by the coding sequence ATGGAAAATCGCTACAAGATAGTTCTACTTGGAATAAAGGGCGGCGTAGGAAAATCAACGTTGGGACTTGCGCTAGCTAAATATTTGTCAAGGGATCATAACGTCATTTTTATAGATAGAGATACCTCGGGTTATGCCTCAGACCTCGCAAATATAAAAGGTAAGGGATTGCTAAACTCGATAGTTGAAAGGACTAATCCGTGTGAGAACATTAAGAGAATAGATACAGTAAAGGGTAGAATGACAGTCGTTAAGTTATTCAGTAAAGAAAGAACGGGGGAATTATTATCAAAAATTCACACCGATCCCACGTTAATGCAAGATTTCAGGAAAGTTTATTCCAAGATATTGCTCGAAAGCAAATATGACTTCTTCATTGTAGATAATCCTCCGGGAATTAGTTATTCTACAGATATCGTTAGACATGAATCTGAGGTATTCTACAGCGTAATTCCGAATACAAAATCCCTGAGGATTTACGTTACAGATACGTTAAAGATCAACTTTGAAAACACGTTGAATTATCTTGTGAATTCAGAGATGACGTCTGGAGTCCCTGGCATACCGTTAGCTTTTATAGCGAACAAAGTTCCAAAGGAAAGCGATAAGTTTCTTTACATAAGAGACAAAGTTCAGGACGTTATCAATAGATTCAACGTAAGATATGGAGTTTTAGTCAACAAAGAGCTTTCTCTTGAAGATTTCTCTGGGTCTTTACTGGAGCTTCCAGTTCCCTCTCCTATTAAGGTCCTTGGGGACAAAGTTAAGAATGAACAATTAGATGGCGGAGTCATTTTACCAACTTATGATTCATTGGAGAAGATTGAAAGTAACACTATATTGATATCAGGAAAACCTAACACTAGAAAAGTGGAAATGGCTCTACGTTTGATAAAGGGAAAAGCCATATTGCTCTACACGAATGATAAGATACTAAATGTTGCAAAAGGAGAATTCAAGAAGGTAGCTGTCACGGAGAAGTTCAGGGAAAAGAGATTTACGCTAAAGGACATAAAGGACGTCATGAAACTTGCTAAGTCTCTCTCCGCTGAGGTGTTGAAAAGAATAGAGAAGAAAGATAAGAATGAGGAAGAACAACCAACGGTAATAGTGTATAGAGTAAATGATATATCTCCTGCATCAAACTGTTGCGAGATCTCTAGCCAAAAATACGAGTTCTGGAACACCTTTTTAGGATCTTTGAGGGATATGGCGAGGGTTGCCTTAATATGCGACGAGGTACAGGAGGGAGAGTGCACTGCGTTGGTCCCACTTGTTGACATTTCAGTAAAGACAGATCAGGATGGATATCAGGTAATCAGCTCGTGA
- a CDS encoding lyase family protein, whose product MKYTEHAPKLFMNTGTRFPREIIWGIGAVKWACAKANFSLGLLDKDRADAIMRASKELMEGKHDDKIILDVFQTGSGTGLNMNVNEVIAELATSYASVKVHPNDHVNMGQSSNDVVPTTIRVAAVNHIINSLLPSMDKTISIITQKSREYADYVKAGRTHLRDALPVTFGQELGAYADALINDKNLVLSTLDYVKELPIGGTATGTGLNAHPDFQNKVITELNGLTGIGFKPANTFRGLRLLTDMLSLSASMRTIAVDLYRMAQDFRLMFSGPFTSIGEIDIPSQEEIAGSSIMPGKTNPVTAEATMLISAQIIGLDHAVQFASMLGEFELAMGVPLVGYDVVTEISLLSEGLRKFSELVVAGTVPNKEKMLRYAESSPSLITVLSPVIGYDKATEIGKKLNKGLSIREALRELGYTDQDIDKILDMKKLIKPGINK is encoded by the coding sequence ATGAAATACACAGAACATGCACCAAAACTTTTCATGAACACTGGCACTCGTTTTCCCAGGGAAATAATATGGGGAATAGGGGCAGTCAAATGGGCTTGTGCAAAGGCCAATTTTTCTCTGGGTTTATTGGACAAAGATAGAGCCGATGCCATCATGAGGGCTTCAAAGGAGCTCATGGAAGGAAAACATGATGACAAGATAATACTTGACGTGTTTCAAACCGGTTCTGGAACGGGACTCAACATGAACGTTAATGAAGTAATTGCGGAGCTTGCAACCTCCTATGCTAGCGTTAAGGTTCACCCTAACGACCATGTTAACATGGGCCAATCATCAAACGATGTCGTACCCACCACCATAAGGGTTGCGGCTGTCAATCACATAATTAATTCTCTTCTTCCTTCTATGGATAAAACAATATCAATCATAACCCAAAAATCCAGGGAATACGCAGATTACGTGAAAGCAGGCAGAACACATCTAAGGGATGCCCTTCCAGTTACTTTCGGTCAAGAGTTAGGCGCGTATGCAGACGCCTTAATTAACGATAAGAATTTAGTGCTTTCAACCTTGGACTACGTAAAAGAGCTCCCCATAGGAGGTACTGCAACAGGAACTGGTCTTAACGCTCATCCGGACTTTCAAAACAAAGTGATAACCGAGCTAAACGGGCTTACCGGCATTGGATTTAAACCAGCAAATACTTTCAGGGGACTTAGACTTCTCACGGATATGTTGTCACTTAGCGCGTCTATGAGAACTATTGCAGTTGACTTATACAGAATGGCTCAAGACTTTAGGCTCATGTTCTCTGGTCCCTTCACGTCAATTGGTGAGATAGACATTCCTTCTCAGGAAGAGATAGCTGGCTCCTCAATAATGCCTGGAAAGACTAACCCTGTTACCGCTGAGGCTACGATGTTGATATCGGCTCAGATCATAGGATTGGATCATGCAGTTCAATTCGCTTCTATGCTAGGAGAGTTTGAACTCGCCATGGGTGTTCCCCTAGTTGGGTATGATGTAGTGACTGAGATATCCCTTCTGTCGGAAGGATTAAGGAAGTTCTCAGAATTAGTAGTTGCGGGCACTGTACCTAACAAGGAAAAAATGTTGAGATATGCCGAGTCTTCGCCTTCGCTCATAACAGTTTTATCCCCTGTGATTGGTTATGATAAGGCAACAGAGATAGGTAAGAAACTAAACAAAGGATTGTCTATAAGGGAGGCGCTAAGAGAACTGGGTTACACTGATCAGGATATAGATAAGATATTAGACATGAAGAAATTGATAAAGCCAGGAATAAACAAGTAA
- the hel308 gene encoding ATP-dependent DNA helicase Hel308 encodes MEYTFMDIEDLPLDFAKEILKRRGIVKLNPPQSEAIKKGLLEGKRLVVASPTASGKTLIAELGAVSHLKDGGGKVIYVTPLRALTSEKYSTFKEWEPLGIKVGMTSGEYDSEDNYLKNYDVIVTTYEKLDSLWRHRPAWLEEADYFILDELHYLNDPSRGPVVETVAVRAKRKGMLALSATISNFHEISRWLKAEYIATSWRPVKLVEGVIYPAGKYYSVTFKDGTTKKVKGEDPIEAYTMDSISRGGQVLVFRNSRRNAESTAKSLSLKFKESSELREIASEIEEVEDAGSMEKENLSSLVKRGVAYHHAGLSRGLREIIERGFRERKIKVIVATPTLAAGVNLPARTVIIGDIFRYNRKVTGFREEIPVMEYKQMSGRAGRPGFDSEGEAIIVVRDKRNFERIFEKYMSSDVEPIESKLGAENAFYSFLLGTLSSEGEMTRNALRTYVEETLLSDEIIESKFDNGVDWLKDHNFVIEEDVVKLTEFGKRVADIYVNPFTAVTIKDALKGKPTSCELAYLHILAYTPDSPIVGTSNIDETLLYDVDCKMFLEEPTDELELSLYLSALKIAFIIQDWIEEVDEDAILAKYGIGSGDLRNMVESMDWLTYSGYKLAQVMKEEGHEEILRRLNMRVKDGVKEELVELVQIPGIGRKRARQLWNEGIKSLGDVVMEPDKVKRILGEKIGERTIHEAARILSKGNPS; translated from the coding sequence ATGGAGTATACTTTCATGGACATTGAGGATTTACCTCTTGATTTCGCCAAGGAAATCCTGAAACGCAGAGGAATTGTCAAGCTTAATCCTCCACAGAGTGAGGCGATAAAGAAGGGCTTATTGGAGGGGAAAAGGCTAGTTGTAGCGTCTCCTACTGCTTCAGGTAAAACTTTGATAGCCGAATTAGGAGCAGTAAGCCATCTAAAGGACGGAGGAGGTAAGGTTATATATGTAACGCCTCTGAGGGCTTTAACTAGTGAAAAGTATTCAACATTCAAGGAATGGGAACCTTTGGGCATAAAGGTAGGTATGACTTCAGGTGAATACGACAGTGAGGATAACTACCTGAAAAATTATGACGTGATTGTTACAACTTACGAAAAATTGGACTCGCTTTGGAGACATAGACCAGCTTGGTTAGAGGAAGCTGATTACTTTATCCTCGATGAGTTACACTACCTTAACGACCCTTCAAGAGGACCCGTAGTGGAAACTGTGGCAGTGAGGGCAAAGAGGAAAGGAATGTTAGCCCTCAGTGCAACCATTTCTAACTTCCATGAGATATCCCGTTGGCTTAAGGCTGAGTATATTGCTACGTCTTGGAGACCCGTAAAGCTGGTTGAGGGGGTAATTTATCCAGCTGGCAAATATTATTCTGTCACGTTCAAGGACGGAACCACCAAAAAGGTCAAGGGAGAAGATCCAATTGAGGCTTATACTATGGACAGCATTTCTAGAGGAGGACAAGTGTTAGTTTTCAGGAATTCAAGGAGGAATGCTGAATCTACTGCTAAGAGTTTATCACTGAAGTTTAAGGAATCCTCAGAACTCAGAGAGATAGCCTCAGAGATTGAGGAAGTTGAGGACGCCGGATCAATGGAGAAAGAGAATTTATCATCTTTAGTTAAGAGAGGCGTAGCTTACCATCATGCGGGTTTATCCAGGGGTTTAAGGGAGATAATAGAGAGGGGTTTTAGAGAAAGAAAAATAAAGGTAATTGTGGCTACTCCAACGCTTGCAGCTGGCGTTAATCTGCCAGCAAGGACCGTAATAATAGGCGATATCTTTAGATATAATAGGAAGGTTACTGGATTCAGGGAGGAGATTCCAGTCATGGAGTATAAGCAAATGAGCGGTAGGGCTGGAAGGCCGGGTTTTGACAGCGAGGGTGAAGCAATAATAGTTGTGAGAGACAAGAGGAACTTTGAAAGAATATTTGAAAAATACATGAGCTCTGATGTGGAGCCAATAGAGTCCAAACTTGGCGCTGAGAATGCCTTCTACTCATTCCTCCTTGGTACACTATCCTCTGAGGGAGAAATGACTAGAAATGCCCTCAGGACTTACGTTGAGGAGACTTTGTTAAGCGATGAAATAATAGAAAGTAAATTCGACAATGGAGTTGACTGGCTTAAGGATCATAATTTCGTAATTGAGGAAGACGTAGTAAAGCTAACTGAATTTGGCAAAAGGGTAGCGGACATTTACGTTAATCCTTTCACCGCTGTTACAATAAAGGATGCGTTGAAAGGAAAGCCAACGTCCTGTGAGTTAGCTTACCTTCACATTCTAGCATACACGCCTGATTCTCCTATAGTAGGGACTTCCAACATAGACGAAACACTTCTGTACGATGTTGACTGCAAAATGTTCTTAGAAGAACCAACTGATGAGTTAGAGTTATCACTCTATCTATCTGCCCTAAAAATTGCGTTCATAATTCAGGACTGGATTGAGGAAGTGGATGAGGATGCTATTTTAGCAAAGTACGGTATAGGCTCAGGTGATCTAAGGAACATGGTTGAGTCAATGGATTGGTTAACGTATAGCGGATACAAGTTAGCTCAAGTAATGAAGGAGGAAGGACATGAGGAGATTCTTAGAAGGCTTAACATGAGAGTTAAAGACGGAGTAAAAGAAGAGTTGGTCGAGCTAGTTCAAATTCCTGGAATAGGAAGGAAAAGGGCAAGACAGCTCTGGAATGAAGGAATAAAATCTCTGGGAGACGTAGTAATGGAACCAGACAAGGTTAAAAGAATTTTAGGTGAAAAAATAGGAGAGAGAACTATACATGAAGCTGCAAGAATACTTAGCAAAGGTAATCCTAGCTGA
- a CDS encoding glycosyltransferase family 2 protein: MRAINLLLFASPFIASAILTWLTLGVSYLFWLNFLVWLATFAGGFIFLNFMSLSRGRDEEMYLTSEARDLRVASLVTSFNEDPEMVETTLISVIEATRGRGDVYLLDDSTNINISRELRSFCYTHNVTYVHREDRKGFKAGAINNVLRSLRGYDVIAIFDADQRPKRNFFDDVLQYFSDPDVAMVQVPQTYSESPTLVAKGSTYKQEPFLRLIMRGRNRRSAFSLGSGSVFRLSALREVNFFDEESITEDAATTIRLYQRGYKVVYVDTPLIWYGEPPKDASGFISQQTRWALGYFQLLKNLLRSNLKAKVFFDFVSGFFYWLKEGPLALIELIAPSVFLLSGLPFITLNPIIYMVAYSPYIILSMTFFFYAMKGKDYGIKGFLYHQFVEYLEFFGITLAFLAWVLRRKVPFKVTPKRKGRVSLRVIMPHLSILILLIISIVKGTLELSTTSDMLLVYSIYVNLFWAFYQSFFLSGSILFAVKMGGEEEANLVKEKT; this comes from the coding sequence ATGCGAGCTATTAACTTGTTGCTTTTTGCCTCACCTTTCATAGCATCCGCGATTTTAACTTGGCTCACCCTTGGAGTCTCTTACTTATTTTGGTTAAACTTTCTAGTATGGTTAGCAACTTTTGCTGGCGGATTCATTTTTCTGAACTTCATGAGCCTTTCTAGGGGTCGCGACGAAGAGATGTACCTTACATCTGAAGCTAGGGATCTGAGAGTAGCTAGCTTAGTTACATCGTTTAATGAAGATCCAGAGATGGTTGAAACCACTCTCATTTCTGTAATAGAGGCTACAAGAGGAAGAGGGGACGTTTATCTACTTGATGACTCAACTAATATAAATATATCTCGGGAACTTAGAAGTTTTTGTTATACTCACAATGTGACGTATGTTCACAGGGAAGACAGAAAGGGATTTAAGGCAGGAGCTATAAACAATGTATTGAGATCCCTTAGAGGATATGACGTTATAGCCATATTCGATGCGGATCAGAGACCTAAGAGAAACTTCTTTGACGATGTGTTACAGTATTTCTCGGATCCAGATGTAGCGATGGTACAAGTTCCGCAGACATATAGCGAAAGTCCCACTTTGGTAGCTAAAGGTTCTACTTATAAACAAGAGCCGTTCCTAAGGCTTATTATGCGTGGTAGGAATAGAAGGTCTGCATTTTCCTTAGGTTCAGGATCGGTCTTCAGGTTAAGTGCACTTAGAGAAGTAAACTTCTTTGACGAGGAAAGCATCACAGAGGATGCTGCAACCACCATTAGGCTCTATCAAAGAGGATACAAGGTAGTCTACGTTGATACTCCTCTCATATGGTACGGAGAGCCTCCAAAAGATGCTTCCGGTTTCATATCACAACAAACAAGGTGGGCTTTAGGATATTTTCAACTACTTAAAAACTTGTTAAGATCAAATCTTAAAGCTAAGGTATTCTTTGATTTCGTATCTGGCTTCTTTTATTGGCTTAAAGAGGGACCTTTAGCCTTGATTGAGCTAATAGCTCCATCGGTGTTTCTCCTCTCTGGCTTACCATTTATAACTTTGAACCCAATAATTTACATGGTAGCTTACTCACCTTATATCATACTTTCCATGACTTTCTTCTTTTACGCAATGAAGGGAAAAGATTACGGAATTAAAGGTTTCCTTTATCATCAGTTCGTGGAATATTTGGAGTTCTTCGGAATTACATTGGCTTTTTTAGCTTGGGTTCTTAGAAGAAAGGTTCCTTTCAAGGTGACCCCTAAGAGAAAGGGCAGAGTATCTTTAAGGGTGATAATGCCTCACCTTTCGATACTAATCCTTTTAATAATTTCTATAGTTAAGGGAACGCTTGAACTAAGCACGACATCGGATATGTTACTAGTATATTCAATTTACGTTAATTTATTTTGGGCCTTCTATCAATCGTTCTTCCTATCTGGTTCCATATTATTTGCAGTCAAGATGGGAGGGGAGGAAGAGGCAAATCTTGTTAAAGAGAAAACATAG
- a CDS encoding APC family permease: MSKAESVPRLKRGVVGTLEAVGQEIAAMAPACDTVAFITSAAAFAFVLTPLAFLIAMLTMYLEVNTLYHLSRRHASAGGYYGYISTAFNPIPAAVSGFLYVLYQVASTAAIPVYVAGVVLPGVLKYFFGITLPGWVWIPFILTFIIVPILLAMVGIRPQMKYIRYAALGEVAFLGITALIIILKIPHNTLQVFNPFAWPQFASLFAPNGGAIGSLGLGMIFGITSFIGYGGSAPLGEEAKSSKSITKALIFGVLIVGIVLVEEAYVSVVGWPGGLTPAGMESFVNNPIPGIVVYSTYLTLAGGFILALFAFNSAFSDSVAMQSNAGRVYFAMARDGLLPKSFSEVHPKYVTPIKSLAFIAITASIFSIVGGFTIAYFAGVSPSQMLTLPATSPQVYGALSDAFDFLTTIALVGLVVTHLMLNTAVITLYRKLKERHYGFNLLLHPLQHYVLPAIATGIFIYVLYASIWPPVYPVTQAVIFTFVYIGIMLAYTLNVWKKRPDILKKAGTRVNIVEEELQEAARKNNDSKK; the protein is encoded by the coding sequence ATGAGCAAGGCAGAAAGTGTGCCAAGATTAAAGCGTGGCGTAGTCGGAACCTTAGAGGCAGTAGGTCAGGAGATAGCCGCAATGGCTCCAGCATGCGATACGGTAGCATTCATAACCTCTGCAGCTGCGTTTGCCTTCGTGTTGACCCCTCTAGCTTTCCTGATAGCAATGTTAACCATGTACTTAGAGGTCAACACGCTATATCATTTGTCTAGAAGACATGCCAGTGCAGGGGGATACTATGGTTACATATCTACAGCTTTCAATCCGATTCCTGCAGCAGTTTCAGGCTTCCTTTATGTCCTTTATCAAGTAGCTAGCACTGCAGCGATACCAGTATATGTGGCTGGCGTTGTTCTCCCTGGAGTTCTGAAGTACTTCTTTGGAATTACCCTACCGGGCTGGGTTTGGATACCATTTATTCTTACTTTCATAATAGTTCCAATATTGCTAGCAATGGTGGGAATAAGACCTCAGATGAAATACATAAGGTACGCTGCACTGGGAGAGGTTGCCTTCTTAGGGATAACCGCATTAATAATTATTCTTAAGATACCTCACAATACACTTCAGGTATTTAATCCATTTGCATGGCCCCAATTCGCTAGTTTGTTTGCCCCCAACGGAGGTGCCATAGGTTCTCTGGGTCTGGGAATGATATTCGGAATAACTAGCTTCATAGGTTACGGTGGTTCAGCACCATTAGGAGAGGAAGCTAAGAGCAGTAAGAGCATAACCAAAGCTTTGATATTCGGAGTATTAATTGTAGGTATAGTTCTAGTAGAAGAGGCATATGTTAGCGTAGTTGGATGGCCTGGCGGACTTACGCCAGCTGGAATGGAGTCGTTTGTAAATAACCCAATTCCAGGAATAGTGGTTTACTCCACCTATCTAACACTGGCTGGAGGATTCATTTTGGCCCTCTTCGCTTTCAACTCTGCCTTCTCAGATTCAGTTGCTATGCAGTCAAATGCTGGTAGAGTTTACTTCGCAATGGCAAGAGATGGATTACTCCCTAAGTCATTCTCTGAAGTTCATCCAAAATACGTAACTCCAATTAAGTCCTTAGCGTTCATCGCAATAACCGCGTCAATCTTTTCTATAGTTGGAGGATTTACTATAGCGTACTTTGCAGGTGTAAGTCCAAGTCAAATGTTGACCTTACCTGCAACTTCTCCCCAAGTTTATGGAGCTCTCAGTGATGCATTCGACTTTCTCACAACAATAGCTTTAGTAGGACTGGTAGTAACTCATTTGATGCTTAACACCGCAGTCATAACTCTCTATAGAAAACTTAAGGAGAGACATTATGGGTTTAATTTACTTCTACATCCACTACAGCACTACGTTTTACCAGCTATAGCTACTGGGATCTTCATTTACGTACTTTATGCCTCAATATGGCCTCCAGTTTACCCAGTTACCCAAGCTGTGATATTTACCTTTGTTTATATAGGAATAATGTTGGCATATACCTTAAACGTTTGGAAGAAAAGGCCTGACATATTAAAGAAAGCTGGTACAAGAGTAAACATAGTGGAGGAAGAATTGCAAGAAGCTGCAAGGAAGAATAATGACAGTAAAAAATGA
- a CDS encoding inorganic phosphate transporter, whose translation MNGLSILDLFLFTVGLIAAFIVSGNNNATSLGVLFATNAARRRNSYIINTVAMFLGASVGSVTMYDSVYSIVQGPQDYVEASVFSVLFSSVFSFYYLNKIGVPSSLSQMLYPSLAVLVLVSHGEILFNWFKFWFTVGSWIISPLVAIVASLLMYKTMKSRIKGESRLSRQMKIYRYLIMTSSAFTSFVVGANAVGIIISAGLTAAPLLLVVLAYSVSASIGIFFSKKTAITVGFRLTKLGYVGASSSIIGSNVVNQVFTLFGIPISITQTILGGIIGLSLRAMTRDVAKQIRQVAKGWLISPLLSIIISLAAYGIVKSVLGI comes from the coding sequence ATGAACGGTCTCTCAATACTTGATCTATTCCTGTTTACAGTAGGATTAATAGCTGCATTCATAGTAAGCGGAAATAATAACGCTACGTCTCTGGGAGTCTTATTCGCTACCAACGCCGCAAGGAGAAGGAATTCCTATATAATAAATACAGTAGCTATGTTTCTAGGTGCTTCTGTAGGAAGCGTGACTATGTATGATAGCGTGTACTCAATCGTTCAAGGACCACAGGATTACGTTGAGGCTTCGGTTTTCTCGGTTCTATTCTCATCGGTTTTCTCCTTTTATTATCTAAATAAGATTGGAGTACCCTCTTCCCTTAGCCAGATGTTATATCCCTCTCTTGCAGTTCTGGTGCTAGTATCACACGGAGAAATACTGTTCAATTGGTTCAAGTTTTGGTTCACTGTAGGGTCTTGGATAATTTCTCCGTTGGTTGCAATAGTAGCTTCTCTCTTGATGTATAAAACGATGAAGTCAAGAATAAAAGGAGAGAGTAGACTAAGTAGACAGATGAAAATATATAGATACTTGATAATGACCTCATCAGCATTTACCTCATTCGTGGTGGGTGCTAACGCAGTTGGAATAATAATTTCTGCAGGTCTAACTGCAGCTCCGTTACTTTTAGTAGTTTTAGCCTACTCTGTCTCTGCTTCAATTGGAATATTTTTCTCTAAGAAGACTGCAATTACGGTTGGGTTTAGGTTAACCAAGCTAGGATACGTTGGTGCATCGTCGTCTATTATAGGAAGCAACGTAGTAAATCAAGTTTTTACTCTCTTTGGGATTCCTATATCTATAACTCAAACAATATTAGGTGGAATAATAGGGTTAAGCTTGCGCGCTATGACCAGGGATGTTGCCAAACAGATTAGACAAGTTGCTAAGGGCTGGTTAATCTCGCCTTTACTATCTATCATAATTTCATTAGCAGCTTATGGAATAGTGAAGAGCGTTTTAGGCATTTAA
- a CDS encoding acyl-CoA carboxylase subunit beta, with protein sequence MDKLIEEMKSLKAKAIAGGGEDKIKAQHEKGKMTARERIALLFDEGTFSEIMTFARTQSTEFGLDKTDLYGDGVVTGWGKIDGRTAFVYSQDFTSLGGTLGEMHASKIGKVYELALKVGAPVIGINDSGGARIQEGAASLEGYGLVFKNNVMASGVIPQITIMAGPAAGGAVYSPALTDFLIMVKGDAYYMFVTGPEITKVVLGEDVSMQDLGGAVVHASKSGVVHFMVDSEQEAINTAKRLLSYLPSNNMEEPPYMDTGDTNDREVKDAESIVPTDSAKTFDIRDLVYAVVDNGEFLEVHKHWAQNITVGFARVAGNVVGIVANNSAYASGAIDIDAADKAARFIRFCDAFNIPLVSIVDTPGYIPGTDQEYRGIIRHGAKMLYAFAEATVPKITVVVRRSYGGAHIAMSIKSLGADVIYAWPSAEIAVTGPEGAVRILYKKELQAASNPDELLKQRIAEYKKLFANPYWAAKKGLIDDVIEPKDTRKVIMSALSMLKNKREYRYPKKHGNMPL encoded by the coding sequence ATGGATAAGCTCATCGAGGAAATGAAGAGTTTAAAGGCAAAGGCGATAGCAGGAGGCGGAGAGGACAAGATTAAAGCTCAACATGAAAAGGGAAAGATGACTGCTAGGGAGAGAATTGCATTGCTATTCGACGAAGGTACCTTCAGCGAAATAATGACATTTGCAAGGACACAGTCCACAGAATTCGGTCTTGATAAAACGGATTTGTATGGGGATGGCGTAGTAACTGGTTGGGGTAAAATAGACGGAAGAACTGCTTTCGTGTATTCTCAAGACTTTACCTCACTTGGAGGAACTTTAGGAGAGATGCATGCAAGCAAGATAGGTAAGGTTTATGAATTAGCGCTGAAAGTTGGAGCTCCTGTAATAGGAATAAATGATTCTGGTGGTGCAAGAATACAAGAAGGTGCAGCATCGTTAGAGGGATACGGTCTGGTGTTCAAGAATAACGTAATGGCATCGGGAGTTATTCCTCAGATAACTATAATGGCTGGTCCAGCTGCAGGCGGTGCGGTTTATTCTCCAGCTCTAACAGATTTCCTGATTATGGTAAAGGGAGACGCTTACTACATGTTCGTAACTGGTCCTGAGATCACTAAGGTAGTCCTAGGAGAGGACGTCTCAATGCAGGATCTAGGAGGTGCAGTAGTTCACGCAAGCAAGTCTGGCGTAGTTCATTTCATGGTTGACAGCGAACAGGAGGCCATAAATACAGCTAAGAGGCTACTTTCATATCTTCCATCTAACAACATGGAGGAACCTCCTTACATGGACACAGGTGACACTAATGACAGAGAAGTTAAAGACGCAGAGAGTATAGTGCCCACTGACTCGGCTAAAACCTTCGATATTAGAGATTTGGTCTATGCAGTTGTTGACAACGGAGAGTTCCTCGAGGTACATAAGCACTGGGCTCAGAACATAACTGTAGGCTTCGCCAGGGTAGCAGGAAACGTTGTGGGAATAGTTGCCAACAACTCAGCATATGCCAGCGGTGCAATCGATATTGATGCAGCAGATAAAGCAGCTAGATTCATAAGGTTCTGTGATGCGTTTAATATTCCTCTAGTTAGCATAGTTGATACGCCCGGTTACATACCAGGTACTGACCAAGAATACAGAGGAATCATAAGGCACGGAGCTAAAATGTTATATGCCTTCGCAGAGGCCACAGTACCAAAGATAACAGTTGTCGTGAGGAGGTCCTACGGAGGAGCTCATATAGCCATGAGCATAAAGAGTCTAGGTGCAGACGTGATTTATGCATGGCCCTCAGCAGAAATAGCTGTAACTGGACCTGAGGGAGCAGTTAGGATACTTTATAAAAAGGAGCTTCAAGCAGCTTCAAATCCAGACGAGCTTCTTAAACAGAGAATAGCTGAATACAAGAAGCTGTTTGCTAATCCGTACTGGGCAGCAAAGAAGGGACTAATTGACGACGTAATAGAGCCTAAGGATACAAGAAAAGTGATAATGAGCGCTCTCTCCATGCTAAAGAATAAGAGAGAATATAGATATCCAAAGAAGCATGGGAATATGCCTCTCTAA